A region of Plectropomus leopardus isolate mb chromosome 16, YSFRI_Pleo_2.0, whole genome shotgun sequence DNA encodes the following proteins:
- the hmgn3 gene encoding high mobility group nucleosome-binding domain-containing protein 3 isoform X1 gives MPKRKSPEGPEGKEASKVTKQEPVRRSQRLSLRSAPPKPEAKPRKAIVKKVADDKGAKAKKGGAKGKKDDGPAQNGETKTNEVTEAAEEATEEKA, from the exons ATGCCCAAGAGAAAG TCTCCAGAAGGTCCTGAGGGCAAGGAGGCCTCCAAAGTCACAAAGCAAGAG CCCGTCAGAAGGTCACAGAGATTGTCATTG AGATCTGCTCCACCTAAGCCTGAGGCCAAGCCCAGGAAGGCCATTGTCAAg AAAGTGGCAGATGATAAGGGGGCGAAGGCAAAGAAAGGCGGCGCTAAGGGTAAGAAGGATGACGGCCCCGCCCAGAACGGAGAGACCAAGACCAATGAG GTAACTGAAGCAGCGGAGGAGGCGACTGAGGAGAAGGCGTAA
- the hmgn3 gene encoding high mobility group nucleosome-binding domain-containing protein 3 isoform X2 yields the protein MPKRKSPEGPEGKEASKVTKQERSAPPKPEAKPRKAIVKKVADDKGAKAKKGGAKGKKDDGPAQNGETKTNEVTEAAEEATEEKA from the exons ATGCCCAAGAGAAAG TCTCCAGAAGGTCCTGAGGGCAAGGAGGCCTCCAAAGTCACAAAGCAAGAG AGATCTGCTCCACCTAAGCCTGAGGCCAAGCCCAGGAAGGCCATTGTCAAg AAAGTGGCAGATGATAAGGGGGCGAAGGCAAAGAAAGGCGGCGCTAAGGGTAAGAAGGATGACGGCCCCGCCCAGAACGGAGAGACCAAGACCAATGAG GTAACTGAAGCAGCGGAGGAGGCGACTGAGGAGAAGGCGTAA